A single window of Triplophysa rosa linkage group LG20, Trosa_1v2, whole genome shotgun sequence DNA harbors:
- the eml6 gene encoding echinoderm microtubule-associated protein-like 6 isoform X2, translating to MADKTAPRCQLRLEWIHGYRGHQCRNNLYYTAGKEIVYFVAGVGVVYNTREHTQKFYLGHNDDIISLALHPDKIQVASGQVGKDPYICVWDSYTLTTVSILRDVHTHGVACLAFDADGQRLASVGLDAKNTVCVWDWKKGRVLANATGHSDRIFDISWDPFLQHRLVSCGVKHIKFWTLCGNALTPKRGIFGKTGDLQTILCLATAKDEVTYSGALNGDIYVWKGLNLTRTIQAAHGAGIFSMHSCEEGFATGGRDGCVRLWDVDFKPITKIDLREAEQGLSIRSVCWRADRILAGTQDSEIFEVMVRDRDKPLLIMQGHSEGELWALDLHPKQPLAVTGSDDRSVRLWSLSEHTLIARCNMEEAVRSVSFNNDGSQLALGMKDGSFTVLRVRDMTEVVHIKDRKEVIHELKFSPDGSYLAVGSNDGFVDIYTVAQRYKKVGECNKSTSFITHLDWSVDSRFLQTNDGAGERIFYRMPTGKFLPKEEAKGIHWMTWTCVLGPEVNGIWPKYSNVNDINSVDANYSSAVMVTGDDFGLVKLLRFPCLKKAAKFKKYIGHSAHVTNVRWSHDLQWVLSTGGADHSVFQWRFLPEGVMNGVLEPLLQEGYADSNSDYSDSDLSDVPELDSDIEQEAQMNYERQVYKEDLSQLKKKLAGSLKRQKAPDEGLRLQFVHGYRGCDCRNNLFYTQTGEVAYHVAAVAVVYNRQQHTQRFYLGHDDDILSLTVHPLKDYVATGQVGRDPAIHVWDIQTLRCLSLLKGQHQRGVCALEFTGDGKSLVSVGIDEDHSIVIWDWKKGEKLAKARGHRDKIFVVKGNPFRMDKLVTVGMKHIKFWLHTGGGLTFKRGIFGNLGRQETMMSACYGRSEDLVFSGATSGDVYIWKDTTLMKSIKAHDGPVFAMCSLDKGFVTGGKDGVVELWDDMFERCLKTYAIKRAALSPSSKGLLLEDNPSIRAITLGHGHILVGTKNGEILEIDKSGPMTLLVQGHMEGEVWGLAAHPLLPICATVSDDKTLRIWELSANHRMVAVRKLKKGGRCCAFSPDGKALAVGLNDGSFLVVNADTLEDMVTFHHRKEIISDIRFSQDAGKYLAVASHDSFVDIYNVLTSKRVGICKGASSCITHVDWDIRGKLLQVNTGAKEQLFFESPRGRRQTISTSEFEKMEWATWTSVLGSTCEGIWPTLSFVNASSLTKDKKLLATGDDFGFVKLFGFPCKGQFAKFKKYVAHSANVTNVRWSSDDAMLLSVGGADTALMIWAREGIGPRESKAVDSEESDDDADEDGGYDSDVAREKNMDYTTKIYAASIRQMTGVKPHQQQKEVQVDERPPVSRAAPLPEKVVKNNITKKKKLVEELSLDHVFGYRGFDCRNNLHYLNDGADIIFHTAAAAIIQNLSAGSQSFYLEHTDDILCLTVNQHPKYQNIIATGQIGDITDLPGLAPSIHVWDAMSKQTLSVLRCSHAKGVGYVNFSATGKLLLSVGVDPEHTITVWRWQEGGKVCCKGGHVDRIFVVEFRPDSDTQFVSVGIKHIKFWTLVGGSLLYKKGVMGTVEDARMQTMLSVAFGASNLTFTGAINGDVYVWRDHFLVRVVAKAHTGPVFTMYTTLRDGLIVTGGKERPTKEGGAVKLWDQEMKRCRAFQLETGLPVETVRSVCRGKGKILVGTKDGEIIEVGEKNAASNTMINGHTQGRIWGLAAHPSKDVFISASDDGTIRIWDLADKKLLNKVSLGHPAKCAAYSPNGEMVSIGMENGEFIVLLVNSLTVWGKKRDRSVAIQDIRFSSDNRLLAVGSVECAVDFYDLTLGPSLNRIGYCKDIPGFVIQLDFSADSKYIEVSTGSYKRQMHEVPSGKMVTEQFLIDRITWATWTSVLGDEVLGIWPRNAEKADVNCACVSHAGLNVVTGDDFGLVKLFDFPCAEKFAKHKRYFGHSAHVTNIRFSYDDKYVISVGGNDCSVFVWRCV from the exons ATGGCAGATAAGACGGCCCCTCGCTGCCAGCTGAGATTAGAATGGATTCATGGATACAGGGGCCACCAGTGCAGGAATAACCTCTACTACACCGCCGGGAAGGAGATCGTCTACTTCGTGGCTGGAGTCGGGGTGGTTTACAACACCCGTGAGCACACTCAGAAGTTTTATTTGGGACACAACGATGACATCATCAG TCTAGCTCTTCATCCTGATAAGATCCAGGTGGCGTCCGGTCAGGTTGGGAAGGATCCGTATATCTGTGTGTGGGACTCATACACACTGACCACAGTGTCCATACTGAGAGACGTTCACACTCATGGTGTGGCGTGTCTGGCCTTTGATGCTGATGGACAG CGTTTAGCTTCCGTCGGACTTGATGCCAAAAACACGGTGTGTGTTTGGGACTGGAAAAAAGGGCGGGTCCTTGCCAACGCAACGGGACATTCTGATAGG ATCTTTGATATTTCCTGGGATCCGTTTCTCCAGCACAGACTGGTGAGCTGTGGAGTCAAGCACATTAAA TTCTGGACATTATGTGGAAATGCACTGACGCCAAAACGAGGGATTTTTGGAAAGACGGGGGACCTGCAAACTATTCTGTGTTTAGCGACGGCGAAGGATGAGGTGACGTACTCCGGCGCTCTGAATGGAGACATTTATGTGTGGAAGGGGTTGAACCTGACGCGAACGATACAGGCCGCACACGGA GCTGGGATCTTCAGCATGCACTCATGTGAAGAAGGTTTCGCCACCGGCGGTCGTGACGGATGTGTCCGGCTGTGGGATGTGGATTTTAAACCCATCACTAAGATCGACCTCAGGGAAGCTGAGCAAG GGCTGTCGATCCGCAGCGTGTGTTGGAGGGCTGACCGGATCCTGGCGGGAACCCAAGACAGTGAGATCTTTGAGGTGATGGTGAGAGACCGAGACAAGCCGCTGTTGATCATGCAGGGTCACTCTGAGGGCGAGCTGTGGGCCCTCGATTTGCATCCCAAACAACCGCTGGCTGTGACCGGCAGTGACGATCGATCCGTACG ACTCTGGAGTTTGTCTGAACACACGCTGATCGCTCGCTGTAACATGGAGGAGGCCGTGCGCAGCGTTTCCTTCAACAACGATGGCTCTCAGCTCGCTCTCGGGATGAAGGACGGATCTTTTACAGTTCTGCGTGTCAG AGACATGACGGAGGTGGTCCACATCAAGGACAGAAAGGAGGTCATTCATGAGCTGAAGTTCTCACCCGATGGCTCGTATCTGGCCGTGGGCTCTAATGATGGGTTTGTGGATATCTACACCGTGGCCCAGCGATATAAGAAAGTTGGAGAATGCAACAAATCCACCTCCTTCATAACTCATCTGGACTGGTCTGTGGACAGTCGATTCCTGCAGACCAATGACGGAGCTGGAGAACGAATCTTCTACAGGATGCCAA CTGGTAAATTTCTGCCTAAAGAGGAAGCCAAAGGCATTCACTGGATGACGTGGACGTGTGTTCTCGGACCGGAGGTGAATGGAATCTGGCCCAAATATTCCAACGTCAATGACATCAATTCTGTGGACGCCAACTACAGCAGCGCGGTGATGGTGACGGGTGACGACTTCGGTCTCGTGAAGCTCTTAAGATTCCCGTGTCTTAAAAAAG CTGCCAAATTTAAGAAATACATCGGCCATTCCGCCCACGTGACCAATGTGCGCTGGTCACATGACCTGCAGTGGGTTCTGAGCACGGGCGGAGCGGATCACTCGGTGTTCCAGTGGAGGTTTCTGCCGGAAGGAGTCATGAACGGAGTTCTGGAGCCACTGCTGCAAG AGGGATACGCTGATTCCAACAGTGACTATTCGGATTCGGATCTCTCGGACGTTCCCGAGCTGGACTCAGACATTGAGCAGGAAGCCCAGATGAACTACGAACGTCAG GTGTATAAGGAAGATCTTTCTCAGCTGAAGAAGAAGCTGGCTGGATCTCTGAAGAGACAGAAAGCTCCAGACGAGGGCCTTCGCTTGCAGTTCGTCCACGG gtacAGGGGTTGTGACTGCAGGAATAATCTGTTCTACACGCAGACGGGTGAGGTGGCGTATCACGTGGCTGCTGTGGCCGTGGTGTATAACAGACAGCAGCACACACAGAGGTTTTATCTGGGACACGATGATGACATTCTCAGTCTGACCGTACATCCGCTCAAGGACTATGTGGCCACTGGACAG GTGGGTCGAGATCCCGCCATCCACGTGTGGGACATCCAAACACTGAGATGTCTGTCTCTTCTGAAGGGTCAACATCAGAGGGGTGTGTGTGCGCTGGAGTTCACAG gAGATGGAAAGAGTCTTGTGTCTGTGGGAATCGACGAAGATCATTCCATAGTCATCTGGGACTGGAAAAAAGGCGAAAAGTTGGCCAAAGCAAG AGGACACAGGGATAAGATCTTTGTGGTGAAAGGAAACCCGTTCCGCATGGACAAACTGGTCACAGTGGGCATGAAGCACATCAAGTTCTGGCTGCACACAG GTGGAGGACTGACATTCAAGAGGGGCATCTTTGGAAATCTTGGCAGGCAGGAGACCATGATGTCCGCCTGTTACGGCCGCTCAGAAGATCTGGTGTTCTCCGGGGCCACCAGCGGTGACGTCTACATCTGGAAAGACACGACGCTCATGAAAAGCATCAAAGCTCACGATGGTCCAGTGTTTGCCATGTGCTCTCTGGATAAG GGATTTGTGACGGGAGGTAAAGACGGCGTTGTGGAATTGTGGGACGACATGTTTGAGAGATGTCTGAAGACATACGCCATCAAGAGAGCGGCTCTCTCCCCGTCCTCTAAGG GACTGCTTCTAGAAGATAACCCCTCCATCAGAGCCATTACTCTCGGTCACGGCCACATCCTGGTGGGCACCAAAAACGGAGAGATCTTGGAAATCGACAAGAGCGGCCCAATGACTTTACTGGTACAG ggtCATATGGAGGGTGAGGTTTGGGGTCTCGCTGCTCATCCACTGCTGCCCATATGTGCCACCGTCAGTGATGATAAAACCCTGCGCATCTGGGAGCTCTCGGCCAATCACCGCATGGTAGCTGTGCGCAAGCTTAAAAAAG gtgGCAGGTGCTGTGCCTTCTCACCTGATGGTAAAGCTTTAGCGGTGGGTCTGAATGATGGCAGTTTTCTGGTGGTGAACGCTGACACACTGGAGGATATGGTGACCTTTCACCACAGGAAGGAGATCATCTCTGACATCAGATTCTCTCAAG aTGCTGGTAAATATCTGGCTGTGGCTTCTCATGACTCGTTTGTGGACATTTATAATGTTCTGACCAGTAAGAGGGTGGGCATCTGTAAAGGAGCGTCCAGCTGCATCACGCATGTCGACTGGGACATCcgtg GAAAACTGCTTCAAGTCAACACCGGTGCTAAAGAGCAGTTGTTTTTTGAATCTCCACGTGGACGAAGACAAACCATCAGCACATCAGAG tTTGAGAAGATGGAATGGGCCACGTGGACGTCTGTGCTGGGCTCCACGTGTGAGGGCATCTGGCCGACTCTCAGCTTTGTAAACGCCTCTTCACTTACCAAAGACAAGAAGCTGCTGGCCACCGGAGACGACTTCGGTTTCGTCAAACTCTTCGGCTTTCCATGCAAG GGCCAATTTGCCAAGTTTAAAAAGTACGTGGCTCACAGTGCCAATGTGACAAATGTGCGATGGTCCAGTGACGATGCGATGCTGCTGTCGGTGGGCGGAGCCGACACCGCCCTCATGATCTGGGCTCGAGAGGGGATTGGTCCACGAGAAAGCAAAGCCGTGGACAGCGAGGAATCAGACGATGATGCAGATGAAGATGGAG ggtaCGACAGTGACGTGGCACGTGAAAAGAACATGGACTACACCACAAAGATCTACGCTGCTAGTATAAGACAGATGACGGGTGTGAAGCCGCACCAACAACAGAAAGAGGTTCAGGTGGATGAAAG ACCTCCAGTGAGTCGAGCCGCACCGTTGCCTGAAAAAGTGGTGAAGAACAACATCACAAAAAAGAAGAAACTCGTGGAG gagCTGTCTCTGGATCATGTGTTTGGTTACAGGGGCTTTGATTGTCGTAATAACCTTCACTACCTCAATGATGGAGCGGATATCATCTTCCATACGGCCGCTGCTGCCATCATTCAGAATCTCTCGGCTG GTTCTCAGAGCTTTTATCTCGAGCACACGGATGACATCCTCTGTCTAACTGTCAATCAACACCCCAAATATCAAAACATCATTGCCACGGGTCAGATCG GCGACATCACCGATCTGCCAG gTCTGGCACCTTCCATTCACGTATGGGACGCTATGAGTAAACAGACGCTGTCTGTGCTCCGCTGCTCTCACGCTAAAGGCGTCGGATACGTCAACTTCAGTGCCACCGGAAAACTCCTGCTGTCTGTGGGGGTGGATCCCGAACACACCATCACTGTGTGGCGCTGGCAGGAAG GCGGTAAGGTTTGCTGTAAGGGAGGTCACGTGGATCGGATCTTCGTGGTGGAGTTCCGGCCCGACTCCGACACTCAGTTTGTGTCTGTGGGAATTAAACACATTAAGTTCTGGACTCTGGTGGGAGGATCTCTGCTTTATAAGAAAGGAGTGATGGGAACGGTGGAGGATGCTCGCATGCAGACCATGCTGTCAGTAGCGTTTGGAGCT AGTAACCTGACGTTCACCGGGGCTATAAACGGTGACGTGTACGTGTGGCGGGATCATTTTCTGGTGCGTGTGGTGGCTAAAGCTCACACCGGACCCGTGTTCACCATGTACACCACGCTCAGAGACGGACTCATAGTGACCGGAGGCAAAGAGAGACC GACTAAAGAGGGAGGTGCTGTGAAACTATGGGATCAGGAGATGAAGAGATGCCGGGCGTTTCAGCTGGAGACGGGACTGCCCGTCGAGACCGTCCGGTCCGTCTGCAGAGGAAAG GGTAAAATTTTGGTGGGAACTAAAGATGGTGAGATCATAGAGGTGGGAGAGAAGAACGCCGCCTCAAACACGATGATCAACGGACACACGCAGGGACGCATCTGGGGCCTGGCCGCCCACCCCTCCAAAGACGTGTTTATTTCTGCCAGCGATGACGGAACCATCCGTATCTGGGACCTGGCGGATAAG aaacTTCTGAACAAAGTCAGTCTGGGTCACCCAGCCAAATGCGCGGCGTACAGTCCGAACGGTGAGATGGTGTCTATCGGGATGGAGAACGGAGAGTTTATCGTGCTGTTGGTGAATTCGCTGACGGTCTGGGGGAAAAAGCGAGACCGCAGCGTCGCCATCCAGGACATACG GTTTAGTTCTGATAACCGTCTGTTAGCCGTCGGGTCAGTGGAGTGTGCCGTAGACTTCTATGACCTCACTCTGGGTCCGTCTCTGAACCGCATCGGCTACTGTAAAGACATTCCTGGATTTGTCATCCAACTCGATTTTTCTGCCGACAGCAAATACATTGAG GTCTCTACAGGGTCCTATAAGAGACAGATGCATGAGGTTCCCAGTGGAAAGATGGTGACGGAAcagtttttgattgacaggatcaCCTGGGCGACGTGGACCAG TGTTCTCGGCGATGAGGTTTTGGGTATCTGGCCTCGTAATGCAGAGAAAGCCGACGTCAACTGTGCCTGTGTCTCTCACGCCGGGCTCAACGTGGTCACCGGAGATGATTTTGGTCTCGTCAAACTCTTCGACTTTCCCTGCGCGGAGAAATTT GCCAAACACAAGAGATACTTCGGTCACTCTGCCCATGTGACCAACATCCGCTTCTCTTATGATGACAAATATGTGATTAGTGTAGGAGGCAATGACTGTAG tgtgtttgtgtggagaTGTGTCTGA